From Anopheles arabiensis isolate DONGOLA chromosome 3, AaraD3, whole genome shotgun sequence, a single genomic window includes:
- the LOC120902718 gene encoding protein zwilch produces the protein MSDLANVYQLFRSKFEDNDFQYYYPPSYIRSLTECDDKIIFAFRKVQNHILSSEMDAVRPKQSPNSNGSASLDLTGSPLRDVSFEQFEEMNLSKEYQESSVQNLWTVDEETYAPLSTEKARSLLQAFISLECRIGRGSIWVLCCGTDSEQKVLLQLSVTAASNNQRQFTRGVVRFSGVQPSNSITLGQLIDIHRQRAGEGMKFSPKIQIQQWCKLHAQITLRLSWNTMGEGSTFAIERNARVRLSQEFPVNNGAFSRSSPAEYFWQQLQRLAMMRERIMDIRANRESGYARNDVCGEAEMDLEYIKQKVNNILSSFLEVEPVTYNASTIIDMVSLVQKRKLTDVMERLYDALTLCSSYEDLKAAIDYIFHLSTHSNIVNIPTNGTRFAQLILAMIQDRLAIPLLTGSEPYELLLECGFSKLMNDYRTIFTEGGIYELEFEKLFQPQVTNTRKSRYATGNGPQHDAHHGAPSKRSATLLFQSAAADERVREKSILLSNFDEDEVKLRLNRLAQVHLLLEHLLLLESAVNVPSIYGRVCELYLGRAPYSYGEVYNRRTDLLEFELDEFMLLRKADHVLPCARRVTMSSANMLQKLETVFYQNVKPILPGRFYPQFECKEVDSKHEFWCYEYDHIESL, from the exons ATGAGCGACTTAGCCAACGTGTATCAGCTGTTCCGCAGTAAATTCGAGGACAATGATTTCCAATACTACTATCCACCGTCCTACATTCGTTCGCTGACCGAGTGTGATGATAAGATCATATTCGCCTTCCGCAAG GTGCAAAACCACATCCTTTCCTCGGAGATGGACGCGGTGCGGCCGAAGCAATCGCCGAACAGCAACGGTTCGGCCAGCCTAGACCTGACCGGATCACCGCTGCGGGACGTAAGCTTCGAGCAGTTTGAGGAGATGAACCTTTCCAAGGAGTACCAGGAGAGCAGTGTGCAGAACCTGTGGACGGTCGATGAGGAAACGTACGCACCGCTCAGCACGGAAAAGGCTCGCTCGCTGCTGCAGGCCTTCATAAGCCTGGAGTGCCGTATCGGGCGGGGCAGTATCTGGGTGCTGTGCTGTGGTACGGACAGCGAGCAGAAGGTACTGCTGCAGCTGTCGGTTACCGCAGCCTCGAACAATCAGCGTCAATTTACGCGCGGAGTGGTGCGGTTTAGTGGCGTGCAGCCATCGAACAGCATTACGCTCGGTCAGCTGATCGACATCCACCGGCAGCGGGCCGGCGAGGGGATGAAGTTTAGTCCCAAAATTCAAATCCAACAGTGGTGCAAGCTGCATGCACAGATTACGCTTCGCCTGAGCTGGAACACGATGGGCGAGGGGTCCACGTTTGCCATCGAGCGGAATGCGCGGGTCCGCTTGAGCCAAGAGTTCCCGGTGAACAATGGTGCGTTTAGCCGGAGTTCACCGGCCGAGTACTTctggcagcagctgcaacgGTTAGCGATGATGAGGGAGCGGATAATGGACATCCGGGCCAACCGGGAGTCGGGCTACGCGCGGAACGATGTCTGCGGCGAAGC CGAAATGGATCTCGAGTACATTAAGCAAAAGGTGAACAATATTCTGTCGTCGTTTTTGGAAGTTGAACCGGTGACGTATAATGCTTCCACGATCATCGACATGGTATCGCTAGTGCAGAAACGCAAGCTTACCGACGTAATGGAGCGACTTTACGATGCATTAACAC TGTGTTCCAGCTATGAAGATTTGAAAGCCGCAATCGATTACATCTTTCATCTATCCACTCATTCCAATATTGTG aacataCCCACCAATGGTACCCGTTTTGCGCAGCTCATACTTGCCATGATACAGGACCGACTGGCCATCCCGCTGCTGACCGGCTCGGAACCGTACGAACTGCTGCTGGAGTGCGGTTTCAGCAAGCTCATGAACGACTACCGCACCATCTTCACCGAAGGAGGCATTTACGAGCTGGAGTTTGAGAAGCTCTTCCAACCGCAGGTTACCAACACCCGCAAATCACGATACGCAACCGGCAACGGTCCACAGCACGATGCGCACCACGGAGCTCCGAGCAAACGGAGCGCCACGCTGCTCTTTCAGTCGGCGGCGGCCGACGAGCGGGTACGCGAAAAGTCCATCCTGCTGAGCAACTTCGACGAGGACGAGGTGAAGCTGCGGCTTAACCGGCTGGCCCAGGTGCATCTGCTGCTGgagcatttgctgctgctggaaagtGCCGTCAATGTGCCATCGATTtatgggcgtgtgtgtgagctgtACCTGGGCAGGGCCCCGTACAGCTACGGCGAGGTGTACAATCGTCGGACCGATCTGCTCGAGTTCGAGCTCGATGAGTTTATGTTGCTGCGCAAGGCCGATCACGTGTTGCCCTGTGCCCGGCGCGTAACGATGTCGTCCGCGAATATGCTGCAAAAGCTGGAGACGGTGTTCTACCAGAACGTGAAACCGATCCTTCCCGGGCGGTTCTATCCACAGTTTGAGTGTAAGGAGGTGGACAGTAAGCACGAGTTTTGGTGCTACGAGTACGATCACATTGAGAGTTTGTGA